In Cupriavidus taiwanensis, the following are encoded in one genomic region:
- the ccoO gene encoding cytochrome-c oxidase, cbb3-type subunit II — translation MSDKQRFFSHETLEKNIGWLIICTILVVSIAGLVQIVPLFFQHSTTEPDPGITPYSPLRLMGRDIYIREGCVGCHSQQVRTLQAETERYGHYSTAGESVYDHPFLWGSKRTGPDLARVGGRYSDDWQRIHLRNPRDVVPESVMPSYPWLEKAELPTNDIQARMRALVRLGVPYTDAEIAKAPEELKGKTEEDALVAYLQGLGTNRRNVRVDAAAAAPKE, via the coding sequence ATGTCCGACAAACAACGCTTCTTTTCCCACGAAACGCTGGAGAAGAACATCGGCTGGCTGATCATCTGCACGATCCTCGTGGTCAGCATCGCAGGCCTGGTCCAGATCGTGCCGCTGTTCTTCCAGCACTCCACCACCGAGCCGGATCCGGGCATCACGCCGTATTCGCCGCTGCGGCTGATGGGGCGCGATATCTATATCCGCGAAGGCTGCGTCGGCTGCCACTCGCAGCAGGTGCGTACGCTGCAAGCCGAGACCGAGCGCTACGGCCACTACTCCACCGCAGGGGAATCGGTCTACGACCATCCGTTCCTGTGGGGCTCCAAGCGTACCGGCCCTGATCTGGCGCGCGTGGGCGGGCGCTACTCCGACGACTGGCAGCGCATCCACCTGCGCAACCCGCGCGACGTGGTGCCGGAATCCGTGATGCCGTCGTACCCGTGGCTGGAGAAGGCCGAGCTGCCGACCAACGATATCCAGGCGCGCATGCGTGCGCTGGTCAGGCTGGGCGTGCCGTACACCGACGCCGAGATTGCGAAGGCGCCGGAAGAACTGAAAGGCAAGACCGAAGAGGACGCGCTGGTGGCCTACCTGCAAGGGCTTGGCACCAACCGCCGCAACGTCCGCGTCGATGCCGCCGCCGCGGCCCCGAAGGAGTAA
- a CDS encoding cbb3-type cytochrome oxidase subunit 3, with protein MAMITAIATVVSMVVFLGICWWAWSAGRQAANRESAMLPFALPDETTTTSSRNP; from the coding sequence ATGGCCATGATCACCGCCATTGCGACCGTCGTGTCCATGGTTGTCTTCCTCGGCATCTGCTGGTGGGCCTGGTCCGCCGGCCGCCAGGCCGCCAACCGAGAATCGGCCATGCTGCCGTTCGCGCTGCCTGACGAAACCACGACAACATCGAGCCGGAACCCCTAG
- the ccoN gene encoding cytochrome-c oxidase, cbb3-type subunit I, with protein sequence MDVTAASSRVDTFNYGVVRQFAVMTVVWGIVGMAVGVLLAAQLIWPELNFNTPWLSFGRLRPLHTNAVIFAFGGSALFATSYYVVQRTCQARLFCGPLAAFTFWGWQLVIVAAAITLPLGITSSKEYAELEWPIDLLITAVWVAYAIVFFGTIVKRKTRHIYVANWFFGAYILTIALLHIVNNIEMPVSLWKSYSAYAGVQDAMIQWWYGHNAVGFFLTTSFLGMMYYFIPKQAERPIFSYRLSIVHFWALNFTYMWAGPHHLQYTALPDWAQSLGMVFSLILLAPSWGGMINGIMTLSGAWHKLRTDPILKFLVVALSFYGMSTFEGSMMSIKTVNALSHYTDWTIGHVHSGALGWVAMISIGSLYYLIPRLFGEKQMYSVRLIEWHFWIATIGVVLYIASMWIAGVMEGLMWRATQPDGTLTYAFVEAVKAKYPFYLIRLLGGMCFLSGMLLMAYNIVKTIAGKPAVDAPIPASIAASAH encoded by the coding sequence ATGGATGTCACTGCCGCGTCATCACGCGTCGACACCTTCAATTACGGCGTCGTAAGACAGTTCGCTGTCATGACGGTAGTCTGGGGGATCGTCGGCATGGCCGTCGGCGTGCTGCTGGCAGCACAGCTGATCTGGCCCGAGCTCAATTTCAATACACCCTGGCTGTCGTTCGGCCGGCTGCGACCGCTGCATACCAATGCGGTGATCTTCGCCTTCGGCGGCAGCGCGCTGTTCGCCACCTCGTATTACGTGGTCCAGCGCACCTGCCAGGCGCGGCTGTTCTGCGGCCCGCTGGCCGCGTTCACGTTCTGGGGCTGGCAACTGGTCATCGTCGCGGCCGCCATCACGCTGCCGCTGGGCATCACCAGCTCCAAGGAATACGCCGAACTCGAATGGCCCATCGACCTGCTGATCACCGCGGTCTGGGTGGCCTACGCCATCGTGTTCTTCGGCACCATCGTCAAGCGCAAGACCCGGCATATCTACGTCGCCAACTGGTTCTTCGGCGCCTACATCCTGACCATCGCGCTGCTGCACATCGTCAACAACATCGAGATGCCGGTGTCGCTGTGGAAGTCCTACTCGGCCTATGCCGGCGTGCAGGACGCAATGATCCAGTGGTGGTACGGCCATAACGCCGTCGGCTTCTTCCTGACCACCAGCTTCCTGGGGATGATGTACTACTTCATTCCCAAGCAGGCGGAGCGCCCGATCTTTTCCTACCGCCTGTCCATCGTCCATTTCTGGGCGCTGAACTTCACCTACATGTGGGCCGGCCCGCACCACCTGCAGTACACCGCGCTGCCGGACTGGGCGCAGTCGCTGGGCATGGTGTTCTCGCTGATCCTGCTGGCACCCTCCTGGGGCGGCATGATCAACGGCATCATGACGCTGTCAGGCGCCTGGCACAAGCTGCGCACCGACCCCATCCTGAAGTTCCTGGTGGTGGCTCTGTCGTTCTATGGCATGTCCACGTTCGAAGGCTCGATGATGTCGATCAAGACCGTCAACGCACTGTCGCACTACACCGACTGGACCATCGGCCACGTGCACTCCGGCGCGCTGGGCTGGGTCGCGATGATCTCGATCGGCTCGCTGTACTACCTGATCCCCCGGCTGTTCGGCGAGAAGCAGATGTACAGCGTGCGCCTGATCGAGTGGCACTTCTGGATCGCGACCATCGGCGTGGTGCTGTATATCGCCTCGATGTGGATCGCCGGGGTCATGGAAGGACTGATGTGGCGCGCCACGCAGCCTGACGGCACGCTGACCTACGCCTTCGTCGAAGCGGTCAAGGCCAAGTATCCGTTCTACCTGATTCGCCTGCTGGGTGGCATGTGCTTCCTGTCCGGCATGCTGCTGATGGCCTACAACATCGTCAAGACCATTGCCGGCAAGCCCGCCGTCGATGCGCCGATTCCGGCCAGCATCGCCGCCTCTGCCCACTGA
- the ccoP gene encoding cytochrome-c oxidase, cbb3-type subunit III — protein MSDFISEFWSYYIAAIALIGIIWCVWLLFSQRKITKTPGGTEDTGHVWDGDLRELNNPLPRWWMWMFLLACIFGLAYLVLYPGLGSYAGVLKFSTQGELAAHRAAQERMQNEIYAKYLKMDVKQVAADPQAREIGQRLFLNYCAQCHGSDARGSRGFPNLTDNDWLYGGDPETISQTITKGRNGVMPPFGASIDAKQAGDVAQYVRSLSGLSSDPIRASRGEGTFKTTCVACHGSGGKGNQALGAPNLSDNVWLYGSSEASIVEAILKGHNNHMPAHEEILTPERIRMLTAYVWGLSNTGGGAGQ, from the coding sequence ATGAGCGATTTCATTTCCGAATTCTGGAGTTACTACATTGCCGCCATCGCGCTCATCGGCATTATCTGGTGCGTATGGCTGCTGTTCTCGCAACGCAAGATCACCAAGACCCCCGGTGGCACCGAAGATACCGGCCACGTCTGGGACGGCGACCTGCGCGAGCTGAACAACCCGCTGCCGCGCTGGTGGATGTGGATGTTCCTGCTGGCCTGCATTTTCGGTCTGGCTTATCTCGTGCTGTATCCGGGCCTGGGCTCATACGCCGGCGTGCTGAAATTCTCCACGCAGGGCGAGTTGGCCGCGCACCGCGCGGCGCAGGAGCGCATGCAGAACGAGATCTACGCCAAATACCTGAAGATGGACGTCAAGCAGGTGGCAGCGGACCCGCAGGCGCGCGAGATCGGCCAGCGCCTGTTCCTGAACTACTGTGCACAGTGCCACGGCTCGGATGCGCGCGGCAGCCGGGGCTTCCCCAACCTGACCGATAACGATTGGCTGTACGGTGGCGACCCCGAAACCATCAGCCAGACCATCACCAAGGGCCGCAACGGCGTGATGCCGCCGTTCGGCGCCTCGATCGACGCCAAGCAGGCGGGCGACGTGGCGCAGTATGTGCGCTCGCTGTCCGGGCTGTCGTCGGATCCGATCCGTGCATCGCGCGGCGAGGGCACGTTCAAGACCACCTGCGTGGCATGCCATGGTTCAGGCGGCAAGGGCAACCAAGCGCTCGGCGCGCCGAACCTGTCGGACAACGTCTGGCTCTATGGCAGCTCGGAAGCCAGCATCGTCGAGGCCATCCTGAAGGGCCACAACAACCATATGCCGGCCCACGAGGAAATCCTGACGCCCGAGCGCATCCGCATGCTGACGGCCTATGTGTGGGGCTTGTCCAATACGGGAGGCGGAGCCGGGCAATGA
- the ccoS gene encoding cbb3-type cytochrome oxidase assembly protein CcoS, with product METLYLLVPMSLVLVVVIAGALWWALHAGQYDDLDRPAESILLDNDKP from the coding sequence ATGGAAACGCTTTACCTGCTGGTGCCGATGAGCCTGGTGCTCGTGGTGGTCATCGCGGGCGCGCTGTGGTGGGCGCTTCATGCCGGGCAATACGACGACCTGGACCGGCCTGCCGAATCGATCCTGCTGGACAACGACAAGCCGTGA